The following coding sequences are from one bacterium SCSIO 12741 window:
- the mraY gene encoding phospho-N-acetylmuramoyl-pentapeptide-transferase — MLYYLFQYLNELDVPATGVFNYITFRAALAAFLSLTISMVFGKRIIRWLQKRQYGEIVRDLGLEGQMQKQGTPTMGGLIILASILIPTLLVAKLDNVYIILMLIATVGLGMIGFLDDYLKIKYKNKEGLAGKFKIVGQVGIGLLIALVLIFNDHTPVRHKVFIEDSQQAAQTLSDEDATSSNRDYVWEETKDLKTTIPFVKNNEFDYAWLVKWIDPSLAKYTWLLFIPIVILIITAVSNGANMTDGLDGLATGTSAIIGATLGILAYVSGNYFFADYLNIMYIPNSGELVVFIAAFVGACVGFLWFNSFPAQVFMGDTGSLAIGGIIAAFAIAIRKELLIPILCGIFLVENLSVMIQVGYFKYTKKKFGEGRRVFKMAPLHHHYQKLGIPEAKIVARFWIIGVMLAIVTIVTLKLR; from the coding sequence ATGTTGTACTACCTGTTTCAATACCTGAATGAACTTGACGTTCCTGCAACCGGGGTGTTTAACTACATCACCTTCCGAGCTGCACTTGCCGCCTTTTTATCCCTAACCATTTCTATGGTTTTTGGAAAGCGAATTATTCGATGGTTGCAAAAAAGGCAATACGGAGAAATCGTTCGAGACCTTGGACTGGAGGGGCAAATGCAAAAGCAAGGCACACCTACCATGGGCGGACTGATCATTTTGGCCTCCATCCTCATCCCCACTCTATTGGTTGCTAAGCTGGACAACGTTTACATCATTCTCATGCTCATTGCCACGGTAGGCCTGGGCATGATCGGCTTTTTGGATGACTATCTAAAAATCAAGTACAAAAACAAAGAAGGTCTAGCCGGAAAGTTCAAGATTGTTGGACAGGTTGGAATCGGTTTGTTGATCGCCCTGGTATTGATTTTTAATGACCATACACCTGTACGTCACAAGGTATTTATCGAAGACAGCCAGCAAGCCGCGCAAACGCTAAGTGATGAAGATGCTACTTCCTCAAACAGAGACTATGTATGGGAAGAAACCAAAGATCTGAAGACCACTATTCCATTTGTCAAGAACAACGAGTTTGACTACGCCTGGCTGGTTAAATGGATTGATCCATCCCTGGCCAAATACACCTGGTTGCTCTTCATCCCTATTGTCATCCTGATCATTACGGCTGTATCCAACGGGGCCAACATGACCGATGGACTGGATGGATTAGCCACCGGAACCTCGGCCATTATCGGTGCGACTCTGGGCATCCTCGCCTATGTATCCGGTAACTACTTTTTTGCCGACTACCTCAACATTATGTACATACCCAACTCCGGTGAATTAGTGGTCTTTATCGCCGCCTTCGTGGGAGCTTGTGTTGGGTTCTTGTGGTTTAACTCCTTCCCTGCTCAAGTATTCATGGGCGATACGGGAAGCCTTGCCATTGGAGGAATAATAGCAGCATTCGCCATTGCTATTCGAAAAGAATTATTGATCCCCATTCTATGTGGAATCTTCCTGGTAGAGAACCTATCGGTAATGATTCAGGTGGGGTATTTCAAATACACCAAAAAGAAATTCGGTGAAGGTCGACGGGTCTTTAAAATGGCTCCACTTCACCACCACTACCAGAAGTTAGGTATTCCTGAAGCCAAGATCGTTGCTCGATTTTGGATCATCGGAGTAATGCTCGCCATTGTAACCATTGTGACCTTGAAATTGCGGTAG
- the gldC gene encoding gliding motility protein GldC — MALKKTQISIDVELDENHVPERMKWSSSDNQEQGVCDATLISIWDKKSKNTLKIDLWTKDMTVDDMRIFFHQTMLTMADSYNRATGEDNMAFHMREFARYFGEETGIIDKQ, encoded by the coding sequence ATGGCTCTGAAAAAAACACAAATCAGCATAGATGTGGAACTGGATGAAAACCACGTTCCAGAAAGAATGAAATGGTCCTCTTCGGATAATCAGGAACAGGGAGTGTGTGATGCCACCTTAATTTCTATTTGGGATAAGAAATCCAAAAACACCCTCAAGATTGACCTTTGGACTAAGGATATGACTGTTGATGATATGCGCATCTTTTTCCACCAAACCATGCTCACCATGGCTGACTCCTACAACCGAGCCACTGGTGAAGATAACATGGCGTTTCACATGCGAGAGTTTGCCCGGTACTTTGGAGAAGAAACGGGAATCATTGACAAGCAATGA
- the rsmH gene encoding 16S rRNA (cytosine(1402)-N(4))-methyltransferase RsmH, with protein sequence MSDYHNPVLLQECLEGLNIEPNGSYVDVTYGGGGHSSAILEKLDQGQLIAFDQDPDSLPNKVDDAKLILVHQNFKYLKNSLRLYRAIPVDGLLADLGVSSHQFNEGSRGFSFRFDGPLDMRMNPGITQSATDILQTYEPGELKQLFRLYGEIKNPTRLVKAILEARENGPIDTTGKLRDLAGSLAPPHKQNQFLAQVFQALRIEVNKELDVLKSLLNQTEEVLKPGGRLVIISYHSLEDRLVKNYMRSGNFEGELTKDLYGNIQRPFEPLNRKVIVPTEEEIELNNRARSARLRIAIKN encoded by the coding sequence ATGAGTGATTACCACAATCCCGTTCTACTTCAGGAGTGCTTGGAAGGTTTGAATATCGAACCTAATGGCAGCTACGTGGATGTTACCTATGGCGGTGGCGGACATTCCTCTGCTATTCTCGAAAAACTGGACCAAGGCCAACTTATCGCATTTGATCAAGACCCCGATAGTTTACCCAATAAAGTAGATGACGCCAAACTCATCCTCGTCCATCAAAATTTCAAGTACCTAAAAAACTCTTTGCGCCTTTACCGCGCTATCCCCGTTGATGGACTACTTGCAGATTTAGGCGTTTCATCACATCAGTTTAATGAAGGATCCCGTGGATTTTCATTTCGCTTTGACGGTCCATTGGATATGCGGATGAATCCCGGCATCACCCAGTCCGCCACGGATATCCTTCAAACTTACGAGCCTGGAGAGCTGAAGCAATTATTTCGTCTTTATGGTGAAATAAAAAATCCAACTCGCCTGGTAAAAGCCATTTTAGAAGCCCGCGAAAACGGTCCAATCGACACGACCGGAAAACTTAGAGACCTGGCCGGTTCACTCGCCCCACCCCATAAACAAAATCAGTTTCTGGCTCAGGTTTTTCAAGCACTCCGAATCGAAGTCAATAAGGAACTGGACGTTTTAAAAAGCTTGCTTAACCAAACAGAAGAGGTCCTCAAACCCGGAGGACGTCTGGTGATCATTTCTTATCACTCACTCGAAGATCGCCTGGTTAAGAATTACATGCGTTCGGGAAACTTTGAAGGCGAACTCACCAAGGATCTGTACGGCAACATTCAACGCCCTTTCGAACCTCTGAATCGAAAGGTCATTGTGCCTACGGAAGAAGAAATCGAATTGAATAACCGCGCTCGAAGCGCCCGATTGAGGATTGCAATAAAGAACTAA
- a CDS encoding UDP-N-acetylmuramoyl-L-alanyl-D-glutamate--2,6-diaminopimelate ligase — protein MKLLKDILYRTNILNVTGSTNVAIENICFDSREVCPFSVFVAIRGTHSDGHAYISKSIDSGAIAVVCEELPAEVNPEITYIQVKNSHAALANMACNFYDNPSEKLQLVGVTGTNGKTTCATLMFELFTQLNYKCGLLSTVVNRIHRQEIKATHTTPNPLELNRLLAQMVEEGCTHCFMEVSSHALVQHRTTGLQFRVAVFTNITRDHLDYHQTFDNYIAAKKLLFDGLTKGSDALINSDDFHGEIMVQNSKAKLSTFGLRSMADFKCKIIENDFNGLQLNINGNDVWTRLIGKFNAYNILCVYGVARLLGESELPILTELSKLQSVSGRFQYTISPMQVTGIVDYAHTPDALEKVLETIKDIRTGNEQVITIVGCGGDRDKGKRPQMAQIATKGSDKVIFTSDNPRSEDPEQIIRDMEAGVDAADFKKTLSITNRKDAIKTAVSMAGEKDIILVAGKGHENYQIIGNETYDFNDMEILTDYLNQFAQ, from the coding sequence ATGAAACTGCTCAAAGACATATTATATCGTACCAATATCCTGAATGTAACGGGATCCACGAACGTGGCGATTGAAAACATTTGTTTCGACTCCCGTGAGGTATGTCCATTTTCGGTTTTTGTAGCCATTCGCGGCACCCATAGCGATGGCCATGCCTACATATCCAAATCTATTGATTCAGGAGCTATCGCCGTAGTGTGCGAAGAACTTCCTGCCGAAGTAAACCCGGAAATCACCTACATCCAGGTCAAAAATTCGCATGCAGCCTTAGCCAATATGGCCTGCAACTTTTACGACAACCCTTCCGAAAAACTTCAATTGGTTGGTGTAACAGGCACTAATGGCAAAACGACTTGCGCCACACTCATGTTTGAGCTCTTCACCCAGCTCAACTACAAATGCGGACTTCTTTCAACGGTGGTCAATCGAATTCACCGTCAAGAGATTAAAGCCACCCATACCACCCCTAACCCACTTGAACTTAACCGTCTTTTAGCTCAAATGGTGGAAGAAGGATGCACCCACTGTTTTATGGAGGTGAGTTCACATGCCTTGGTTCAACATCGCACCACCGGACTGCAATTTCGGGTGGCGGTGTTTACCAACATAACTCGGGACCACCTGGATTACCACCAAACATTCGACAACTACATAGCCGCTAAAAAGCTGTTGTTTGATGGATTGACCAAAGGCAGCGATGCACTGATCAACAGTGACGATTTCCATGGCGAAATCATGGTACAAAACAGCAAAGCCAAGCTGAGCACTTTCGGATTACGCTCTATGGCTGACTTTAAGTGCAAAATCATTGAAAACGATTTTAACGGACTTCAACTCAACATTAACGGAAACGATGTTTGGACCCGACTGATCGGAAAATTCAATGCCTACAATATTCTCTGTGTGTATGGTGTAGCCCGCCTATTGGGCGAATCCGAACTACCCATACTTACCGAATTATCGAAGTTACAATCCGTTTCAGGCCGCTTTCAATACACCATTAGCCCCATGCAGGTAACCGGCATTGTGGACTATGCCCACACTCCAGATGCCCTGGAGAAAGTACTTGAAACGATCAAGGACATCCGTACGGGAAATGAGCAAGTCATCACCATAGTGGGGTGCGGAGGTGATCGCGACAAGGGCAAGAGACCCCAAATGGCTCAAATCGCCACCAAAGGAAGCGACAAAGTCATTTTCACGTCAGACAATCCCAGATCCGAAGATCCCGAACAGATTATTCGCGATATGGAGGCCGGCGTGGATGCGGCAGACTTCAAGAAAACATTAAGCATAACAAATCGAAAAGACGCTATAAAAACAGCAGTATCCATGGCCGGAGAGAAGGACATTATCCTGGTTGCTGGCAAGGGCCATGAAAACTATCAGATCATAGGAAATGAGACCTATGATTTTAACGACATGGAAATTCTCACGGACTACCTAAATCAGTTTGCTCAATAA
- a CDS encoding YihA family ribosome biogenesis GTP-binding protein produces MFAPVSFVKSSDRLEICPTPDRPEYAFIGRSNVGKSSLINCLAHKKGLAKTSGRPGKTKLINHFWFDEVPEQPKSGWYLVDLPGYGYAAVSKTERKKWSKFIEEYLIKRENLMYTFVLLDSRLEPQKIDMEFINWLGSEGIPFVLVYTKVDKLTKNALAKNLAAYRRKLSETWETLPPQVITSSTEGRGKDELLELIRETNGLYQS; encoded by the coding sequence ATGTTCGCCCCCGTTTCTTTTGTAAAAAGTAGTGATCGGTTGGAGATTTGTCCAACACCCGATCGTCCCGAGTATGCCTTTATTGGTCGTTCCAATGTGGGGAAGTCCTCGTTGATCAATTGCCTGGCTCATAAAAAAGGGTTGGCCAAAACGTCCGGACGCCCAGGAAAAACCAAGTTGATCAATCACTTTTGGTTTGATGAGGTTCCAGAGCAACCGAAATCGGGCTGGTACTTGGTTGACCTACCTGGATATGGTTATGCAGCGGTTTCCAAAACCGAACGAAAAAAATGGTCCAAGTTTATTGAGGAATACCTGATCAAAAGGGAAAACTTGATGTATACCTTCGTGCTGCTCGATAGCAGGTTGGAACCTCAAAAGATAGATATGGAGTTTATCAATTGGTTAGGCTCTGAGGGAATTCCTTTTGTATTGGTATATACCAAAGTAGATAAGCTTACCAAAAATGCCCTGGCCAAAAATCTGGCCGCCTACCGCAGAAAATTATCGGAAACCTGGGAAACTTTACCCCCTCAGGTCATTACTTCTTCTACAGAAGGAAGAGGAAAGGATGAATTGCTGGAGCTTATTCGGGAGACGAATGGGCTTTATCAATCTTAA
- a CDS encoding PorT family protein: MHTIRASVFTLILGMVCLSFSSYAQEAPKRFKFGLMVAPTLNWLSSSNDGFESRGFTPNLNYGLFADIAFKGHSRYFFSTGMTLVSNGGRAHYFGVSEVNDEQYESSNEVEVRNRYLEVPLGFKLRSEEIGYSVFSGWFGFGTGFRVRSLQDRETVIFTESGEKRESVTDEDISDQINPVRLSLLLGLEWERKISGDTYFTFGFTLNNGLTNIYNGNSYARGENGQLDWETVNADGSANGPKLKATSSTLALHLGVYF, from the coding sequence ATGCACACGATTCGAGCTTCTGTTTTTACCCTCATCTTGGGGATGGTTTGCCTCTCCTTTTCAAGTTATGCTCAGGAAGCACCTAAGCGCTTCAAATTTGGATTGATGGTGGCACCCACCTTGAATTGGCTCTCTTCTTCCAATGATGGATTTGAGTCTCGAGGGTTTACTCCTAATTTGAATTATGGTTTGTTTGCGGATATCGCCTTCAAAGGGCATTCCAGGTATTTTTTCTCTACCGGAATGACCTTGGTTTCCAACGGAGGTCGGGCCCACTACTTCGGCGTGTCGGAAGTAAATGATGAGCAATATGAATCCAGCAACGAAGTAGAGGTACGTAACCGCTATTTGGAAGTTCCGCTGGGATTTAAGCTGCGTTCAGAAGAGATTGGTTATTCCGTTTTTTCCGGTTGGTTTGGTTTCGGTACTGGTTTTCGAGTTCGTTCTTTGCAAGATCGAGAGACTGTCATTTTTACGGAATCTGGAGAAAAGCGGGAATCTGTAACCGATGAAGATATTAGCGACCAAATCAATCCTGTTCGTTTGTCCCTGCTCTTGGGCTTGGAATGGGAACGAAAGATTTCTGGGGACACGTATTTCACGTTCGGCTTTACGCTCAACAATGGGTTGACCAACATATATAATGGCAATTCCTATGCAAGAGGAGAAAATGGTCAATTGGATTGGGAAACGGTCAATGCTGATGGTTCGGCTAACGGGCCGAAGTTAAAAGCGACTTCAAGTACCCTCGCATTGCACTTGGGAGTGTATTTTTGA
- a CDS encoding transpeptidase family protein — MANKGNTSRRFYTIYLLLVVFGLAIVYKIIVVQYVQGDEWKEMAHNHSLKYKTIEAIRGNVYATDGSLLATSIPKYEVRFDCVTEALTDKIWEEEIDSLSYHLSTLLNHKSQGQWREELQEARDNGKRYHLIGRNLNYTHLKELRSFPIFKKGQYKGGFIYLQQNKREKPFQVLASRTIGYSRNNAKPVGLEGAYDQTLSGVSGVRLMQKIGGGNWKPVTDDNEIEPEDGSDIYTTLDMNIQDVAENALMEQLAKQEADHGCVVLMEVKTGEVRAIANLTRTPSGNYWESYNYAVGESTEPGSTFKLASLIVALEDGYIDLDDSVKTGRGVFKFYDQKMYDSHKGGFGTVTVKHGFEVSSNIMVARIINENYSKSPQQFIDRLYKMNLNQPLGLEIYGEGTPQIKSASDPSWSGISLPWISHGYEVALTPLQILTFYNAVANDGVMVKPRFVNEIRTMGKVIRTFEPEVINPAICSKATINKARTMLEGVVENGTARNLKNSDYKIAGKTGTAQIYNAKYGYKYASKVSYQASFVGYFPADDPMYSCIVVVNAPSKNVYYGNLVAGPIFKEIADKVYATSIQLHEELKEQQEFTAQTRIPVSRNGNREDLDQVFNTIDVDVNRGEDPGNWVATSTGSEDVTYYNRSIKDGLVPNVVGMDIRDAIFLVENLGMRVEFEGRGVIREQIPKPGSRIDKNGVIKLKLT, encoded by the coding sequence ATGGCCAATAAAGGAAATACATCCCGCCGCTTTTATACGATCTACCTATTGCTGGTAGTTTTCGGCCTCGCTATTGTGTACAAGATCATTGTTGTACAATATGTACAGGGCGATGAATGGAAGGAAATGGCCCACAACCATTCTCTGAAATACAAAACCATTGAAGCCATTCGAGGAAATGTTTATGCCACCGACGGCAGTTTGCTGGCCACCTCCATTCCTAAATACGAAGTACGTTTTGATTGCGTAACTGAGGCCTTGACCGACAAAATCTGGGAAGAAGAAATTGACAGCTTATCCTATCACCTAAGCACCCTACTCAACCACAAGAGCCAGGGACAATGGCGGGAAGAACTACAAGAAGCTCGTGACAATGGCAAGCGTTACCACTTAATAGGAAGAAACCTAAACTATACTCACCTAAAAGAACTGCGCTCCTTTCCGATTTTCAAAAAAGGACAATATAAAGGTGGATTTATCTACCTCCAACAGAACAAACGCGAAAAACCTTTCCAGGTTTTAGCCTCGCGAACTATTGGCTATAGCCGAAACAACGCTAAACCTGTAGGACTCGAAGGTGCTTACGACCAAACGCTAAGCGGCGTAAGCGGAGTGCGACTGATGCAAAAAATCGGTGGCGGAAACTGGAAACCGGTAACCGACGACAACGAAATTGAACCAGAAGACGGGTCAGATATTTACACCACCCTGGACATGAACATTCAGGATGTGGCTGAAAACGCGTTGATGGAGCAGTTAGCGAAGCAGGAAGCCGATCATGGCTGCGTAGTGCTTATGGAAGTAAAAACAGGTGAAGTAAGAGCCATCGCCAACTTGACCCGAACTCCATCCGGAAATTACTGGGAAAGCTACAACTACGCCGTGGGTGAAAGCACGGAACCCGGCTCCACCTTTAAATTGGCCTCCCTTATTGTAGCCCTAGAAGATGGTTACATCGACTTGGATGACAGCGTAAAAACCGGTCGCGGAGTATTCAAGTTTTACGACCAGAAAATGTATGACTCCCACAAAGGTGGTTTTGGTACGGTAACGGTGAAACACGGATTTGAGGTTTCCTCCAATATTATGGTAGCCCGGATCATCAATGAGAATTACAGTAAAAGCCCCCAGCAATTTATCGATCGCTTATATAAGATGAATCTAAACCAACCTTTGGGTCTTGAGATTTATGGCGAAGGGACACCTCAAATCAAATCGGCAAGCGACCCTTCCTGGAGTGGAATTTCCCTTCCCTGGATTTCACACGGCTATGAAGTAGCCCTAACTCCACTACAGATTCTCACCTTTTATAATGCCGTAGCCAATGATGGCGTAATGGTTAAGCCAAGATTCGTTAATGAAATCCGTACCATGGGCAAGGTGATCAGAACCTTTGAACCGGAAGTAATCAATCCTGCGATCTGCTCCAAAGCCACCATTAATAAAGCACGCACCATGCTTGAAGGAGTGGTCGAAAACGGAACCGCTCGTAACCTTAAAAACAGTGACTACAAAATTGCCGGTAAAACAGGAACCGCTCAGATCTACAACGCCAAATACGGCTATAAATACGCCAGCAAGGTGAGCTACCAAGCCTCTTTCGTCGGCTATTTTCCTGCAGATGACCCGATGTACTCCTGCATAGTAGTGGTAAACGCCCCTTCTAAAAATGTGTATTATGGAAACCTGGTTGCTGGTCCTATTTTCAAGGAAATCGCAGACAAAGTTTACGCCACCAGTATTCAGCTACACGAAGAACTTAAAGAGCAACAAGAATTTACCGCCCAAACCCGAATCCCAGTATCCCGCAATGGCAATCGCGAAGACCTCGACCAGGTTTTCAATACGATTGATGTGGATGTAAATCGTGGAGAAGATCCAGGCAACTGGGTTGCTACGAGCACCGGCTCCGAGGATGTAACCTATTACAACAGATCAATAAAAGATGGCCTCGTTCCAAACGTGGTCGGAATGGACATAAGAGACGCCATATTCCTGGTTGAAAACCTGGGAATGCGAGTAGAATTTGAGGGACGAGGTGTCATTCGCGAACAGATTCCTAAACCCGGAAGTCGGATCGACAAAAACGGGGTTATCAAACTGAAATTGACCTAA
- the mraZ gene encoding division/cell wall cluster transcriptional repressor MraZ, which translates to MINLLGEYDCRVDAKGRMMLPNGLKKQMESLVHEGFVINRDTHEKCLVLYPKQEWDKVSKQLNKLNRFIRKNALFIRKFNNGATPVQLDGTGRLLIPKVLSTTAEIGKEIKVLGNGERIEIWSKEHYEAMLNSDEFDFSELAEEVMGGVNPEEENE; encoded by the coding sequence ATGATCAATTTGTTAGGGGAATATGACTGTCGTGTAGACGCCAAGGGGCGAATGATGCTTCCTAATGGCTTGAAAAAGCAGATGGAATCCCTTGTACATGAAGGTTTTGTCATCAACCGGGACACACACGAAAAATGCTTGGTTCTGTACCCCAAACAAGAGTGGGATAAGGTGAGCAAACAACTCAATAAGCTCAACCGATTTATTCGCAAAAACGCTCTGTTTATCCGGAAATTCAACAACGGCGCCACTCCAGTCCAACTGGATGGCACGGGTCGCCTACTCATCCCCAAAGTACTTTCTACCACCGCCGAAATCGGCAAGGAAATCAAAGTACTGGGCAATGGAGAACGGATCGAAATCTGGTCTAAAGAACACTACGAAGCCATGCTAAACAGCGATGAATTTGACTTCTCTGAACTGGCTGAAGAAGTGATGGGAGGCGTAAATCCCGAGGAAGAAAATGAGTGA
- a CDS encoding alpha/beta hydrolase, producing the protein MEYELKKEGKFEYLEEGEGPVIVILHGLFGAMSNFQDVVPHFSKKYKVVIPLLPIYTLPVINTHVKALGKFLREFIEFKGYEEVNLLGNSLGGHVGLIYTSRYPEGVRTLTLTGSSGLYENAFGGSFPKRGNYEFIRKKVEYTFFDPKNATEPMVNECFEIVNDKSRALRVIALAKSAIRHNMAKELPTMETPTCLIWGKNDLITPPEVAEEFKELMPKADLFWIDKCGHAPMMEHPEEFNKILTDWYDRELAS; encoded by the coding sequence ATGGAATACGAGCTTAAGAAAGAAGGAAAGTTTGAATATCTGGAAGAAGGGGAAGGGCCGGTTATAGTAATCCTACACGGATTGTTTGGCGCCATGAGTAACTTTCAGGACGTTGTCCCCCATTTTAGCAAGAAGTATAAAGTAGTTATTCCTTTACTACCTATCTATACCTTGCCTGTTATTAATACCCATGTAAAGGCCCTGGGTAAATTCCTTCGTGAATTCATTGAATTCAAAGGATATGAAGAAGTGAACCTGTTGGGCAACTCGCTCGGAGGTCACGTGGGGTTGATTTACACCTCCCGCTATCCCGAAGGTGTGAGAACACTTACTTTAACAGGAAGTTCTGGATTATATGAAAACGCTTTTGGTGGATCATTCCCCAAAAGAGGCAATTACGAATTCATTCGTAAAAAAGTAGAATACACATTCTTCGATCCTAAAAACGCTACTGAGCCAATGGTTAATGAGTGTTTTGAGATCGTAAATGACAAAAGTCGTGCTCTCCGTGTGATCGCTTTAGCCAAGTCGGCTATCCGTCACAACATGGCCAAGGAGCTTCCTACCATGGAAACACCTACGTGCCTGATCTGGGGGAAAAACGATTTGATTACACCTCCCGAGGTAGCAGAAGAATTCAAGGAATTGATGCCTAAAGCCGATCTATTCTGGATCGATAAGTGTGGCCACGCCCCAATGATGGAGCACCCTGAAGAATTCAACAAGATTTTGACCGATTGGTATGATCGGGAATTGGCTTCTTGA
- the murD gene encoding UDP-N-acetylmuramoyl-L-alanine--D-glutamate ligase: MSQRLVVLGGGESGVGAAILGLKKGYEVFLSDAGALSDKYRDVLLHHEILFEEGKHTSHNILNADIVVKSPGIPDHVALVVALKEKGIPVISEIEWGARFYEGTLVAITGSNGKTTTTLLTHHLIQKSGREVILGGNIGDSFALQVAQEDVPDLAILEVSSFQLDGIETFKPHIAILLNITPDHLDRYDYKMENYVHSKFRITENQNESDYLIYNQDDPEITSYLKQHPTQAQLLPFSLTEKPEGEGAWIENKEIIINNTNSEITMSIQKLALQGKHNIYNSMAAGVAGKILELRKEIIRESLSDFQNVEHRLEYVTSVCGVRYINDSKATNINSTWYALESMDAPTVWIVGGVDKGNDYSMLDELVADKVKAIVCLGEDNRKIHNAFAGIVDHIVDASSMHEAVMMAYKISEKGNSVLLSPACASFDLFENYEERGRLFKEAVRGL, encoded by the coding sequence ATGAGCCAGCGATTAGTCGTATTGGGCGGTGGAGAAAGCGGTGTGGGCGCCGCTATTCTGGGATTAAAAAAAGGGTACGAGGTATTCCTGTCTGACGCAGGGGCCCTAAGTGATAAATACCGCGACGTTCTTTTACATCATGAGATACTGTTTGAAGAAGGAAAACACACTTCGCACAACATTCTGAACGCAGATATCGTGGTAAAAAGTCCAGGAATTCCGGACCATGTAGCTCTCGTTGTAGCCTTAAAGGAAAAAGGCATCCCCGTGATTAGTGAAATCGAATGGGGAGCTCGATTCTACGAAGGCACCCTTGTAGCTATTACCGGATCGAATGGAAAAACGACGACCACCCTATTGACGCATCACCTGATCCAAAAATCGGGTAGAGAAGTCATATTGGGAGGCAACATTGGAGACAGCTTCGCCCTTCAGGTTGCCCAGGAGGATGTTCCGGATTTGGCCATTTTGGAAGTTAGCAGCTTCCAATTGGACGGAATTGAGACGTTTAAACCGCACATCGCCATTTTGCTCAACATCACCCCCGATCATCTTGATCGCTACGATTACAAAATGGAGAATTACGTCCATTCTAAATTCCGGATTACGGAAAATCAGAATGAATCGGATTACTTGATCTACAACCAGGACGATCCGGAAATCACTTCTTACCTCAAGCAGCATCCCACCCAAGCCCAATTATTACCCTTCTCACTGACGGAAAAACCCGAAGGAGAAGGAGCATGGATTGAAAACAAGGAAATCATTATAAACAATACTAATTCGGAAATTACCATGTCCATTCAAAAGTTAGCACTACAGGGTAAACACAACATCTACAACTCCATGGCAGCTGGAGTCGCCGGAAAAATTCTGGAGCTGCGCAAAGAAATTATTCGAGAAAGTCTTTCCGACTTTCAAAACGTGGAACACCGCCTGGAATACGTGACCAGCGTATGTGGCGTTCGCTACATCAACGATTCTAAGGCTACCAACATCAACAGTACCTGGTATGCCCTGGAAAGCATGGACGCACCTACTGTATGGATTGTAGGGGGCGTGGATAAAGGAAATGACTACAGCATGCTGGACGAATTGGTAGCCGACAAGGTAAAAGCCATTGTATGCTTAGGAGAGGATAACCGTAAAATCCACAATGCATTTGCTGGTATTGTTGACCACATCGTGGACGCATCTTCCATGCATGAGGCCGTAATGATGGCCTACAAAATCAGTGAAAAAGGAAATTCTGTACTGCTTTCACCAGCTTGTGCGAGCTTCGATCTATTTGAAAATTACGAAGAAAGAGGACGTTTATTTAAAGAAGCAGTTAG